The stretch of DNA AGTAGGCTCTCCATCGGGAACAAATGATATATAATCAATGGTTTCATTCTTCTGCTGAAATTTTTTAACCTCTTCTTCAATCTCCCTTACCACTTCAGTAGTATCATAAAACAGTGAGCGCTCTGCCTCCATCTTTAATGTTTTACCTACCTGGCAATATACACAGGAATAGGTGCATATCTTTGGAGGTATATTGTTAACCCCCAGGCTTTTACCTAACCGGCGGGAAGGAACCGGTCCAAACACGATATAAGATTCTTTATTTTCCATTTTTATACTCTACCTTCTTTTTTAAGTACCTGTTAATATCTTAACAAATTATTGCTTTTACCAATTAAGACATTCCTGAACCATGAATTTCACCACCGCAAAAAGGACATTTGCCGTTTTTAATTTGATTCTTCACATTAAAGAACTCCCGCTTTACCACTATTTTTTTACAGGAAGGACAGTATGTGTTTTCCCCCTGGCCGGTATTCCCCTGGTAAACATATCTTAAGCCTTCATCTTTTCCTGTTTTATAAGCAAGTTCTAAGGTAGATAATGGTGTAGAAGGTGCGTCATTCAACCGGTAAGTTGGATAAAAGGCAGTGATGTGCCAGGGAATATTTTTATCAATGTCTGCGATAAATCTTGCTATCTTTCTTAATTCATCACTACTATCATTATAACCTGGAATAATTAAAGTGGTAATCTCAATCCAGATTCCCAGTTGAAAGTATAATTTTATACTATCAAGCACTGGCTGTAATTTAGCTCCACAGACATTTCGATAAAAATCTTCATTCATAGCCTTTAAATCAATATTCGCGGCATCAAGATAAGGTGCAATATTCTTCAGTGCTTCAGGATTAATATAACCATTGGTAACAAAAATATTTTTTAGATCTTTTTCATGAGCAATTTGAGAAATTTCATACGCTGTCTCGTAGTAAATAGTAGGCTCTGTATAAGTATAGGAAATAGACAGGCAATTGTTTTTCAGGGCATCATCTACTATATCCGCTGGCGGCACCTTCTCTCCTGTAATAATATCACCCTGAACCTGCGAAATAGTCCAGTTCTGGCAATGTAAACAATGGAAATTACACCCTATTGCAGCAACAGAATATGAGTTAGAACCGGGATAAAAATGGAATAATGGCTTCTTTTCTATAGGATCTATGTGAGCGGCAATTATTCGCTGATAATTCAGGCTGTACAAAATACCGTTTCTATTTTCTCTTACCCGGCATATCCCTCTTTTCCCCGGTAAAATCTCACATTGATGCGGACAAAGTTCACATTTTACCTTCTTATCTTTAATTGATTTATAAAACATGGCTTCTTTCATAATACACACTTTCCCGGGTGTTTTCTCAAATTCCCATAGCTAATC from Atribacterota bacterium encodes:
- the amrS gene encoding AmmeMemoRadiSam system radical SAM enzyme, producing the protein MKEAMFYKSIKDKKVKCELCPHQCEILPGKRGICRVRENRNGILYSLNYQRIIAAHIDPIEKKPLFHFYPGSNSYSVAAIGCNFHCLHCQNWTISQVQGDIITGEKVPPADIVDDALKNNCLSISYTYTEPTIYYETAYEISQIAHEKDLKNIFVTNGYINPEALKNIAPYLDAANIDLKAMNEDFYRNVCGAKLQPVLDSIKLYFQLGIWIEITTLIIPGYNDSSDELRKIARFIADIDKNIPWHITAFYPTYRLNDAPSTPLSTLELAYKTGKDEGLRYVYQGNTGQGENTYCPSCKKIVVKREFFNVKNQIKNGKCPFCGGEIHGSGMS